The nucleotide window GATGGTGACCTGTACCTCCCCAACCTCGGCTTCCACTTCTCGCTCGATAACGTGAGGTATACTCTCCACTCCATTCTCCGGAACCCCGACTTGGACCCTGAGTGGGCAATCTACAAACACGGCCCCACAGGTGTTCATG belongs to Thermococcus sp. and includes:
- a CDS encoding AAA family ATPase; this encodes MALIVVTGRGGAGKTTTTANLSSVLASKEYRVLAIDGDLYLPNLGFHFSLDNVRYTLHSILRNPDLDPEWAIYKHGPTGVH